A portion of the Mesobacillus sp. AQ2 genome contains these proteins:
- the yaaA gene encoding S4 domain-containing protein YaaA has protein sequence MNEEIKIDTEYITLGQFLKLADVIQSGGMAKWFLSEHDVFINGEQDQRRGRKLRSGDQVAIPGFGEFVIMQ, from the coding sequence GTGAATGAGGAAATAAAAATCGATACCGAATACATTACGCTTGGCCAGTTCCTTAAATTAGCCGATGTGATTCAATCCGGCGGAATGGCAAAGTGGTTTTTAAGTGAACACGATGTTTTTATCAATGGTGAACAAGATCAGCGAAGAGGAAGAAAGCTTCGTTCCGGAGACCAGGTTGCAATACCTGGATTTGGCGAGTTCGTCATAATGCAATAA
- a CDS encoding extracellular matrix regulator RemB, giving the protein MYLHVGEEVLVRTKDIIAILDMESASSSPFMEEFIERQDREIVQLAKGSAKSIVVTGNHIYYSPLASGTLKKRSQKLSVQEF; this is encoded by the coding sequence ATGTATTTGCATGTTGGTGAAGAGGTCCTTGTCAGGACGAAAGATATCATAGCGATATTAGACATGGAAAGCGCCAGTTCTTCTCCTTTCATGGAGGAATTCATCGAGCGGCAGGACAGGGAGATTGTCCAGCTGGCCAAAGGGTCGGCCAAATCAATCGTCGTAACAGGCAATCATATATATTATTCCCCACTGGCATCAGGGACTTTGAAGAAACGCTCACAAAAATTATCCGTTCAGGAGTTTTAA
- the gyrB gene encoding DNA topoisomerase (ATP-hydrolyzing) subunit B yields the protein MEEQQSMQGQAYDENQIQVLEGLEAVRKRPGMYIGSTSGKGLHHLVWEIVDNSIDEALAGYCDEINVIIEEDNSITVKDNGRGIPVGIHEKMGRPAVEVIMTVLHAGGKFGGGGYKVSGGLHGVGASVVNALSTYLEVFVHRDGKVHYQKFERGAVGDPLKIIDETDHTGTTVHFKPDPEIFTETLEYDYDTLANRLRELAFLNRAIKITIEDKRGEGKKNEYYYEGGIKSYVEHLNRTREVLHEDPIYIEGEKEGITVEVALQYNDSYTGNIYSFANNIHTYEGGTHESGFKTALTRVINDYARKHGIFKESDSNLSGDDVREGLTAIVSVKHPDPQFEGQTKTKLGNSEVRTVTDTLFSDHFEKFMLENPNVARKIVDKGLMAARARLAAKKARELTRRKSALEISSLPGKLADCSSKDPSISEIYVVEGDSAGGSAKQGRDRHFQAILPLRGKILNVEKSRLDKILSNNEVRAIITAIGTGIGEDFDLSKARYQKIVIMTDADVDGAHIRTLLLTFFYRYMRKILEAGYIYIAQPPLYKIQQGKKIEYAYNDKQLDQILAELPQQPKPGIQRYKGLGEMNPEQLWETTMNPETRTLLQVSLEDAIESDETFEILMGDKVEPRRNFIEQNALYVKNLDI from the coding sequence ATGGAGGAACAACAATCCATGCAGGGACAAGCGTATGATGAAAACCAGATACAAGTGCTCGAAGGCCTGGAAGCGGTACGCAAACGTCCAGGGATGTATATCGGATCAACGAGTGGAAAAGGTCTGCACCATCTTGTATGGGAAATCGTTGATAATAGTATAGACGAAGCTCTTGCAGGCTACTGTGATGAAATAAACGTCATAATCGAAGAAGATAACAGTATCACTGTAAAGGATAATGGCCGCGGAATCCCTGTCGGTATCCACGAGAAAATGGGACGTCCTGCGGTTGAGGTCATCATGACAGTCCTTCACGCCGGCGGTAAATTCGGCGGCGGAGGCTATAAGGTATCCGGAGGACTCCACGGCGTTGGTGCATCTGTTGTCAATGCCCTGTCTACGTATCTGGAAGTATTTGTCCACCGTGATGGCAAAGTCCATTACCAAAAATTCGAACGAGGTGCTGTCGGTGATCCGTTGAAGATCATTGACGAAACGGACCATACGGGAACAACTGTCCACTTTAAGCCTGACCCGGAAATATTCACTGAAACATTGGAATATGACTATGATACGCTAGCAAACCGCCTGCGCGAGCTTGCCTTCCTGAACAGGGCAATCAAGATTACGATTGAGGATAAGCGCGGCGAAGGCAAAAAGAATGAGTATTACTACGAAGGCGGAATTAAATCGTATGTTGAGCATTTAAACCGCACGCGGGAAGTACTCCATGAAGATCCAATCTATATTGAGGGTGAAAAGGAAGGCATCACTGTCGAGGTCGCTCTCCAATATAACGACAGCTACACTGGCAACATCTATTCTTTCGCGAATAATATCCACACGTATGAAGGTGGAACGCATGAATCAGGCTTTAAGACAGCTTTGACTCGTGTCATCAATGACTATGCCCGTAAGCATGGCATCTTCAAGGAAAGTGACTCCAATCTTTCCGGAGATGATGTTCGTGAAGGCCTGACGGCAATCGTGTCAGTCAAGCACCCTGACCCTCAGTTCGAAGGCCAGACGAAAACAAAACTTGGTAATTCGGAAGTCCGTACGGTAACAGACACGCTGTTTTCCGACCACTTCGAAAAATTCATGCTTGAAAACCCGAATGTCGCAAGGAAGATTGTCGACAAAGGCTTAATGGCAGCAAGAGCCAGACTCGCTGCGAAAAAGGCGCGTGAACTGACCAGAAGAAAGAGTGCGCTCGAAATTTCAAGTTTGCCGGGCAAACTGGCTGACTGTTCTTCAAAGGATCCGTCAATCAGTGAAATATATGTCGTAGAGGGTGACTCTGCGGGTGGTTCCGCCAAGCAGGGCCGTGACCGCCACTTCCAGGCAATCCTGCCATTGCGCGGGAAAATCCTGAACGTTGAAAAGTCACGTCTGGATAAAATCCTATCGAATAACGAGGTAAGAGCAATTATTACGGCAATCGGAACAGGAATCGGCGAAGATTTCGACCTTTCCAAAGCACGTTACCAAAAAATTGTCATCATGACTGATGCCGATGTGGATGGCGCTCATATCCGTACTTTATTATTGACGTTCTTCTACAGATATATGAGAAAAATTCTTGAAGCTGGTTACATTTATATTGCCCAGCCGCCATTATATAAAATCCAGCAAGGCAAAAAAATCGAATATGCTTACAACGACAAGCAGCTCGATCAGATCCTTGCTGAGCTTCCGCAGCAGCCAAAACCAGGCATCCAGCGTTACAAAGGTCTTGGCGAGATGAATCCAGAACAGCTTTGGGAGACGACAATGAACCCTGAGACAAGGACATTGCTCCAGGTAAGCCTTGAGGACGCAATTGAGTCGGATGAAACCTTCGAAATCCTCATGGGTGACAAGGTAGAGCCACGACGCAATTTCATCGAGCAGAATGCACTTTATGTAAAGAACCTGGATATTTAA
- the recF gene encoding DNA replication/repair protein RecF: MYIEELQLRNYRNYQGLEATFENKVNVILGENAQGKTNVMESIYVLAMAKSHRTSNDKDLIRWDEEYAKIEGRIKKTNGSLPMQLVISKKGKKAKVNHLEQRKLSQYVGNMNVVMFAPEDLNLVKGSPQVRRRFVDMEIGQVSAVYLHDISQYNKILQQRNHYLKQLQIKKATDQTMLDILTEQFIQAAARIILKRFEFLNLLEQWALPIHQGISRGLEDLKIIYKPSAEVSEGDDLSKMIAVYEEKFAKIKTREIDRGTTMFGPHRDDLQFFVNGRDVQTFGSQGQQRTTALSVKLAEIELINAEIGEYPILLLDDVLSELDDYRQSHLLNTIQGKVQTFVTTTSVDGIDHQTLREAATYNVKTGEMSRIQ, from the coding sequence ATGTATATAGAGGAACTGCAATTAAGGAATTACCGCAATTACCAGGGGCTCGAGGCGACATTTGAAAATAAGGTGAATGTCATCCTTGGCGAAAATGCCCAGGGGAAAACAAATGTCATGGAATCCATCTATGTGCTTGCAATGGCAAAATCACATCGGACCTCAAATGATAAAGATTTGATTCGCTGGGACGAGGAATATGCTAAAATAGAGGGACGGATTAAAAAAACAAACGGATCGCTGCCCATGCAGCTTGTCATTTCCAAAAAAGGCAAAAAGGCAAAAGTCAACCATCTGGAGCAGCGCAAGCTAAGCCAGTATGTTGGCAACATGAATGTCGTCATGTTTGCACCAGAGGACCTGAACCTTGTAAAAGGTAGCCCTCAGGTAAGAAGACGATTTGTCGATATGGAAATAGGACAGGTATCGGCAGTCTATTTGCATGACATCAGCCAGTACAATAAAATCCTCCAGCAACGGAATCATTATCTCAAGCAGCTGCAGATCAAAAAAGCGACAGACCAGACGATGCTTGATATCCTGACTGAACAATTTATCCAGGCGGCCGCGAGGATCATTCTTAAGCGGTTTGAGTTCCTGAATTTGCTCGAACAATGGGCATTGCCCATCCATCAGGGAATTTCAAGAGGGCTGGAAGACCTGAAAATCATCTATAAACCCTCTGCAGAGGTATCAGAAGGTGATGATTTGTCGAAAATGATAGCAGTGTATGAAGAAAAATTTGCTAAAATAAAGACAAGAGAGATTGACCGGGGAACGACGATGTTCGGTCCGCACCGGGACGATCTGCAATTTTTCGTCAACGGCCGGGATGTCCAGACTTTCGGATCCCAGGGACAGCAGCGGACGACTGCGCTTTCGGTGAAACTGGCTGAAATCGAATTGATCAATGCGGAGATCGGTGAGTATCCAATCCTCCTGCTTGATGATGTCCTGTCTGAGCTGGATGATTATCGCCAATCCCATTTATTGAATACCATCCAGGGGAAAGTTCAAACCTTTGTCACCACCACCAGTGTGGATGGGATTGACCATCAGACATTAAGGGAAGCGGCCACATATAACGTGAAGACCGGCGAAATGTCAAGAATCCAATGA